One Salvia splendens isolate huo1 chromosome 12, SspV2, whole genome shotgun sequence genomic window carries:
- the LOC121757460 gene encoding putative receptor-like protein kinase At4g00960, translating to MTSRTCVLLFILAILSGAVTAQNYGCFTTNGTYSTNLNSLISSFPPNIQDNGFYNGTAGQAPDRAYATALCRTDFQLEECCTCLREAVPELLRLCPNRRQGILFRDKCTLRYSNESLADGAATDGYTIYSRSPQTARNPEQFNQKLWGLLKDLRTQAAAGGPLMKTAAGNETGPSFQDIFALVQCRADLSEAACKRCLISAEQFVCCENNTAVLVLMPRCTLQYDAVPFYNITRIQEVQAIVSPLPPPPPPPVPPPSSGNTNRTVIIILVPILASLLLAAFVGIIVRKRFEKKDITTLQGEDEVVSAEESLLYDFKQLVAATNNFSTSNKLGEGGFGAVYKGKLRSGQQIAVKRLSRNSGQGELEFKNEVLLMAKLQHRNLTRLLGFSLRGSERLLVYEFVQNGSLDCSIFDPMKRSLINWESRYKIIKGIAWGLVYLHEESCIRIIHRDLKASNILLDGDKNPKISDFGMARLFQQDETRGNTRRIVGTFGYMAPEYARHGDFSIKSDVFSFGVLVLEIICGQSNSSFKNVENGENVEYMLSYAWRNWCAGRERKLIDPALMSASTPIHDVTKCIHIGLLCVQKNARDRPPMASVLVMLHSFSATFSVPLEPAFFVPGGNEDLARSLEIKQTEFSKNEALITELHPR from the exons ATGACTTCCCGAACATGTGTCCTTCTCTTCATTCTTGCCATCCTCTCCGGCGCCGTGACGGCGCAGAACTACGGCTGTTTCACCACCAACGGCACATACAGCACCAATCTCAACTCCCTCATCTCATCTTTTCCACCAAACATACAAGACAACGGATTCTACAACGGCACAGCCGGCCAAGCCCCGGACCGAGCCTACGCCACCGCGCTATGCAGAACCGACTTTCAGCTCGAGGAGTGCTGCACCTGCCTCCGAGAAGCTGTCCCGGAGCTTCTCCGGTTGTGCCCCAACCGGAGACAGGGGATCCTGTTCAGAGACAAATGCACGCTGCGCTATTCCAACGAGTCACTTGCTGACGGCGCCGCAACTGACGGTTACACTATCTATTCCAGGAGTCCCCAGACTGCACGGAATCCTGAGCAGTTTAACCAG AAACTGTGGGGGCTGTTGAAGGATCTCCGCACTCAGGCGGCCGCAGGAGGGCCGTTGATGAAAACCGCGGCAGGGAATGAGACAGGGCCGAGTTTTCAGGACATATTCGCCCTGGTGCAGTGCAGGGCTGATCTCTCAGAAGCGGCCTGCAAGCGTTGTTTGATCAGCGCCGAGCAATTTGTGTGTTGTGAAAACAACACGGCAGTATTAGTACTTATGCCCCGCTGTACTCTGCAATATGATGCTGTACCCTTTTACAATATCACTCGGATTCAAGAGGTGCAAGCGATAGTATCGCCCCtccctcctccaccgccgccgccagtGCCCCCACCATCGTCGGGTAATACCAATCGAACTGTGATCATCATTCTTGTTCCAATTTTGGCTTCTCTGCTTCTTGCTGCTTTTGTTGGAATTATCGTCAGAAAGAGATTCGAGAAGAAGGACATAACAACATTACAAG GCGAGGATGAAGTTGTAAGTGCTGAAGAATCGCTTTTATACGATTTCAAGCAACTTGTAGCTGCAACAAACAATTTCTCCACTAGTAACAAACTTGGAGAAGGAGGATTTGGTGCAGTTTATAAG GGAAAACTTCGAAGTGGCCAACAAATTGCAGTCAAAAGGCTATCAAGGAATTCAGGGCAAGGAGAATTGGAGTTTAAGAATGAAGTATTGTTAATGGCCAAGCTTCAACATAGAAATTTAACAAGGTTGTTGGGATTCTCACTAAGAGGATCGGAAAGGCTTCTCGTCTATGAATTTGTTCAAAATGGAAGCCTAGACTgctctatttttg ATCCGATGAAGCGTTCGCTTATTAATTGGGAGAGTAGATACAAGATCATAAAAGGCATTGCCTGGGGACTTGTTTATCTGCACGAAGAGTCGTGTATACGCATAATTCATCGTGATCTCAAAGCGAGCAACATACTCCTAGATGGGGACAAGAATCCCAAAATCTCCGATTTTGGCATGGCAAGATTGTTTCAACAGGATGAAACACGAGGCAATACGCGTAGAATTGTTGGTACCTT CGGATACATGGCACCTGAATATGCACGACACGGGGATTTCTCGATTAAATCTGATGTGTTTAGCTTTGGAGTGCTGGTGTTGGAGATTATATGCGGACAAAGTAACAGCTCATTCAAGAATGTGGAAAATGGAGAGAACGTAGAATATATGCTTAGTTAT GCTTGGAGAAATTGGTGTGCGGGAAGAGAGAGGAAGTTAATTGATCCCGCATTGATGTCTGCTTCAACCCCTATACATGATGTTACGAAATGTATTCATATTGGTTTATTGTGCGTTCAGAAAAATGCAAGGGATAGGCCGCCGATGGCTTCTGTTTTGGTAATGCTTCATAGCTTCTCTGCCACATTTTCGGTGCCTTTGGAGCCTGCCTTTTTCGTCCCTGGTGGCAATGAGGACCTGGCCAGATCATTGGAGATCAAACAAACCGAGTTTTCAAAAAATGAAGCATTGATCACTGAGTTACATCCGCGTTGA